From the Peromyscus leucopus breed LL Stock chromosome 8b, UCI_PerLeu_2.1, whole genome shotgun sequence genome, one window contains:
- the Ccnq gene encoding cyclin-Q, translating to MEAARPDSGERGAAAVAAARAEERPAPEARVHFRVTRFIMEAGVKLGMQSIPIATACTIYHKFFCEINLDAYDLYLVAMSSIYLAGKVEEQHLRTRDIINVSHRYFNPGSEPLELDSRFWELRDSIVQCELLMLRVLRFQVSFQHPHKYLLHYLISLKNWLNRYSWQRTPISVTAWALLRDSYHGGLCLRFQAQHLAVAVLYLALQVYGVEVPAEGEAEKPWWQVFSDDLTKPIIDNIVSDLIQIYTMDTELP from the coding sequence ATGGAGGCTGCTCGGCCAGACAGCGGCGAAAgaggggcggcggcggtggcggcggcgcgaGCGGAGGAGCGGCCGGCGCCCGAGGCCAGGGTGCACTTCCGAGTAACCCGGTTTATCATGGAGGCAGGCGTCAAGCTAGGCATGCAGTCCATCCCCATCGCCACCGCGTGCACCATTTACCATAAGTTCTTCTGCGAGATCAACCTGGACGCTTATGACCTCTACCTGGTCGCCATGTCTTCCATTTACTTGGCCGGCAAAGTGGAGGAGCAACACTTGCGTACACGTGACATCATCAACGTGTCACACAGGTACTTTAACCCGGGCAGCGAGCCGTTGGAGCTGGATTCCCGATTCTGGGAGCTGCGAGACAGCATTGTGCAATGTGAGCTGCTTATGCTACGGGTTTTGCGCTTCCAGGTctctttccagcacccacacaagtaCCTGCTGCACTACTTGATTTCCCTCAAGAACTGGCTGAATCGTTACAGCTGGCAGCGAACCCCCATCTCTGTTACAGCCTGGGCCCTGCTACGAGATAGCTACCATGGGGGGCTGTGCCTCCGCTTCCAGGCTCAGCACCTGGCCGTGGCAGTGCTCTACCTGGCCCTGCAGGTCTATGGAGTCGAGGTGCCTGCAGAGGGTGAGGCTGAGaagccttggtggcaagtgtttAGTGACGACCTTACCAAGCCAATCATTGACAATATTGTGTCTGATCTCATTCAGATTTATACCATGGATACAGAGCTCCCTTAA